The genomic DNA AACTCGTCACCCCCATCGCCCTTGAGAAGGAACTCCGTTTCGCTATCAGGGAAGGTGGAAAGACCGTGGGAGCAGGTGTTGTAACCGAGATTATAGAATAAGGGGTAGAAGATGAGGCAGAGAATCAGGATATGCCTGAAAGCCTTTGATCACAGACTGCTTGATCAGTCGGTGAAAGAGATCGTTGAAGCAGCAAAGAAGACAGGGGCGCAGGTGGTTGGACCGGTACCGTTACCCACGAGAATACAGAAGTTCTGTGTGCTGAGGTCACCTCATATTGATAAGAAATCAAGAGAACAGTTTGAGGTGAGGACACATAAGAGGTTGATCGATATCGTCGAGCCGACACAGCAGACCGTAGACGCGCTCATGAAACTGGAACTTTCAGCCGGTGTTGACGTGGAGATAAAATCTTAGGAGTTCTTTATGGCAATGACAGACCTGATAGATATTAAGGGTGAGAAGGTGGGTGAAATCGAAATTAAAGACGAGATCTTTAATTGTGAGGTGAAGCCCTACCTTATTCACGATGTCGTAAAGATGCAACTTGCTAACAAAAGGAGCGGTACGGCATCTACGAAGACACGAAAAGAAGTGAGCGGTGGCGGAAAAAAGCCTTACCGGCAGAAGGGCACAGGGCGAGCTAGGCAAGGTACCTCAAGGTCACCTGTCCAAGTAGGCGGTGGAACAGTGTTTGGTCCGCATCCGCGAAGCTATCGCTATCTGCTTCCGAAAAAGGTGCGAAGAAGCGCCCTAAGATCAGCACTTACGGTAAGATATACGGGATCGGAAATGAAAGTTCTCGATAGGTTGGAACTTGCGGGGATCAGCACGAAAACTTTTAACAGCATCCTGAAATCACTGAGCCTCACAAAGCCGCTGTTTATTATCGACAAGAAAGATGAGATTGTGGAGAAGTCGGCAAGGAATATTCCATATGTAAAAGTCCTAAAGGTAGATGGGCTGAATGTGTATGACGTAATCAGGCACGAGCAACTGATCGTGACACTGGATGCACTGCGGAGGATTGAAGAGGTGCTTGTATCATGAACGAATACGACGTGGTAGTTAGGCCCATAATTACAGAAAAAAGCTCGCTCCTGAAAGAGACTTCGAATCAATATGTGTTTGAGGTTCAGAGGGATGCGAATAAAATAGAAATCAAAAAGGCTGTCGAGAAGCTGTTCAAAGTGAAAGTTGTCTCGGTAAGCGTAATACAGCTTGAAGGAAAGAAGAAGAGGGTCGGAAGGTTCTCAGGCAAGAAGCCTGATTGGAAAAAAGCGTACGTGAAGTTGAGTCCTAAAGACAAAATAACAATTTTTGAAGGTGTATGATGGGCGTCAGGGAATACAAACCTACTTCTGCGGGTCGAAGATTTATGAGCGGCCTGACCTACAATGAGATTACCAAAGATAAGCCGGAAAAGTCGCTCCTGAAGCCGCTGAAGAAGACCGGGGGAAGGAATAATTCTGGTAAAATCACCACGCGCCACATTGGAGGCGGACACAAGAGAAGGTACAGGGTAATTGATTTCAAAAGGGATAAATTTGAGATACCCGGCAAGGTTCGCGGCATAGAGTATGACCCGAACAGGTCTGCGCACATAGCGCTTATTTATTATGCCGATGGAGAAAAGCGGTATATGATTGCTCCCCATGGAATGAAGGTGGGCGAAATTATCATATCGAGCAAAAGAGTGGATACGGAGATTAAGGAAGGTAACGCACTTCCGTTGCGGTTCATACCGCTCGGGACTTTTGTTTATAATGTTGAGATGAAGCCCGGTAAGGGCGGACAGCTTGCAAGAGGTGCGGGAAGCTACGCTCAGCTCGTGGCGAAAGAAGGAGATTATGGCCATGTTCGGTTGCCGTCAGGAGCGGTGAGGCTTATCCACCTTAACTGTGTGGCTACCATTGGGCAAGCGAGCAATATAGATCATGAGAATATAACGGTAGGAAAGGCCGGGAAACCCCGGTGGCTCGGCATCAGACCGACAGTAAGAGGGACGGCGATGAATCCTGTCGATCACCCTCTGGGCGGCGGCGAAGGCCGGTCAAAGGGTGGAAGGCATCCTTGCTCACCTTGGGGTCAGTTGGCCAAGGGAATGAAGACAAGAAAGAATAAGAGAACAGATAAATTTGTAGTAAAGAAAAGGGATTAGGAGGTTTCCATGGCGAGGTCTTTAAAAAAAGGGCCGTACGTGGGCGGAAAGTTAGTAGAGAAGGTCGAAGAGATCAAGGAGTCCAAGAGTTCAAAGGCAATAAAAACCTGGTCAAGAAGCTCGACGATCATTCCGGATTTTATCGGGCTCACCTTCGCGGTTCATAACGGAAAGAAATTCATACCGGTCTTCATAACGGAAGAGATGGTTGGGCATAAACTGGGTGAGTTTTCTCCCACAAGGACATTTCACAGCCATTCGGGGGATAGAAAGGCAAAAGTGGCGAAGAGAAAGGATTAATGTATGGAAATTATTGCCAGAGCAAAAATGATACGGATATCCCCGAGAAAAGTAAGGCTCATAGGGGACCTGCTGAAAAAAAAGAATATCAATGATGCAAGTGGTCTGCTCACATATATGCCGCAAAAGGCGTCGGGCATCCTAAAGAAACTTTTAGACAGTGCCGTTGCCAACGCAAGACAGAAGAAGTATGTGGATATTGACAATCTTTTTGTGAAGAATGTTATCGTCGATGGCGGACCAGTCATTAAGAGATTTCTGCCGAGGGCCATGGGAAGGGCTACGAAGATCAGAAAACGGATGAGCCACATCACTATGGTTTTAGATGAATCATAATTTTGGAGGATAAATGGGTCAGAAGACAAATCCTTTCGGTTTCAGGCTTGGTGTAATAAAGACATGGGATTCCAGATGGTTTGCATCAAAGAATTATGCCAAATTTCTCCACGAGGACTTGGCTATCAAGAAATTCCTTAAAGAGAGACTCCACCAGGCCGGGATTTCGAAGATAGAGGTCGAGAGGGCTGCAAATAAGGATAAGAGGGCAAAGATCAACATCTTCACGTCAAGACCTGGCCTTGTTATAGGAAGAAAAGGCGCTGAGGTAGAAAATCTGAAGAGAGAGCTTCAACGCATCACAGATAAGGAGATTATCCTGAACATCACGGAAGTGAAGAGGCCCGAGATAGATGCACAACTTGTGGCGGAAAATATCGCACTTCAGCTTGAGAGAAGAGTGTCCTTCAGAAGGGCGATGAAACGGAATGTCTCGCAGGCGTTGAAGTTCGGGGCGAAAGGCATCAAGGCGATGTGTGCAGGAAGGCTTGCGGGCGCCGAGATGGCAAGGACGGAATGGTACCGAGAAGGCAGGGTACCTCTTCAGACAATAAGGGCCGATATTGACTATGGCTTCGCGATAGCGAGCACGAAATATGGCGTCATAGGGATTAAAGTGTGGGTTTTTAAGGGCGAAATTTATCAGGAGGCAAGATAATGCTTGCACCAAAGAGGGTTAGATACAGAAAACAGATGAAAGGCAGAATGAAAGGGTCTGCGAGCCGAGGCAATAAAGTGAGTTTTGGGGAATATGGACTTCAGGCCCTTGAGTGTGGATGGATCACATCTAGACAGATAGAGGCTGCCAGGGTCGCACTCACGAGATTTGTCAAGAGAACAGGCAAGGTCTGGATCAGAGTATTTCCTGATAAACCCATTACCAAGAAGCCAGCGGAAACACGCATGGGTAAAGGAAAAGGACCTTCGGAAGGTTGGGTTGCGGTTGTGAAGCCAGGAAAGATTCTGTATGAGATTCAGGGCGTACCCGAAGACAAGGCGAAGGAAGCTCTAAGGATTGCTTCTTTTAAACTGCCCATAGGTATGCGGTTTATAACGAGAAGCGAGGAATGAGGAATAATGAGAGCGAAGGATCTGAAGGAACTCACAAAAGAGGAACTTATCAAGAGGAAGAAGGACCTGAAGGAGGAAATGTTCAATCTCAGGTTTCAGCTTTCTACGGGGCAGCTGGAAAATACCGCGAGAATGGGCATTCTGAAAAAGGATGTAGCAAGACTTGAGACGATTTTGAGGCAGAAGGAATTACACGCTTAAGGGGTAGTTATGGAACTGAAAAGCAGCATCGGAAGAAAAAAAATTATCGGGATTGTTATTAAAGACAAGATGGATAAAAGTGTGGTGATTGAAGTCGAGAAATTCTTGAAACATCCCAGATACCATAAATATTTGAAGATGAAGAAGAAATACAAGGCACACGATGAGGCAAATGTGTGCAAGGTGGGAGATAAGGTTCTTCTCGTCGAGACGAGGCCGCTGAGCAAAGACAAGAGATGGTTGGTAAAAGAAGTGATAAAACGGGAGGCACCTGTAGCGATAGTTAAGGACGAGGTGGTAAAGGATGATACAGGAGCGAACTAAACTCGACGTGGCGGACAATTCGGGAGCCAAGAAGCTTGGATGTATACGGGTTCTCGGGGGATCCAGGAAGAGATATGGAACGGTAGGGGATATTATTGTGGCATCAGTTAAAGAGGTTATCCCCAATTCGAAGGTAAAGAAGGGCGATGTAGTGAAAGCGGTGATTGTACGAACTAGCAAAGAGATCAGGCGTATTGACGGATCGTATGTGAGGTTTGACGACAACTCTGCAGTCATTATCAACCAGTATAATGAACCGATCGGCACGAGGATATTCGGTCCGGTCGCAAGAGAACTGCGCGCTAAGAAGTTCATGAAGATAGTATCCTTGGCTCCGGAAGTGGTGTAGTGCCGGGAAGCGTGAGGCGATAGATGGGTAAATTATTACCATACGATACTGAAAGGGCTTCCTCCAGGGGTCCACAGAGTGAGATGAGGTAATTATGGAGAAACATTATCATGTGAAAAAGAATGACCTTGTAATGGTGAGCACCGGTAAAGATAAGGGTAAAACCGGAAAGGTGCTGAGGATCATAAAGAAAAAGGATCGGCTTATTGTTGAGAAGATAAACATGATAAAGAGGCACGTGAAGCCGAGTCAGAAAGCAAAGGGCGGAATCATGGAAAGGGAAAGCCCCATCCATGTGTCGAACGTGATGATTTACTGCGAAAAGTGCTCAAAACCTGTGCGGGTGGGCAGGAAAATTCTTGAGGACGGCAAGAAGATAAGGTTCTGCAAGAAGTGCGAAGAGGTCATTGACAAGTAGGAGGCAACTGTTGAAGACAGGATATGTGGAATATTATGAGAAGGAAGTAAAAGCTGCTTTGATGCGGAGGTTTAAATACAAAAATGTAATGCAGGTGCCGAAGATCGAGAAGATAGTGGTAAATGTGGGTCTGGGGGAGGCTATTCAGAACATTAAAGCTCTTGACGCTGCATCTCATGATATTATGCTTATCACTGGTCAGAAACCGGTTATTACAAAGGCGAAGAAATCGATCGCGTCCTTCAAATTGAGGGAAGGTATGTCGATCGGTTGCATGGTTACGCTCAGACAGGAGCGGATGTACGAATTTTATCGAAAGTTGGTTACGATCGTACTTCCAAGGGTTAGAGACTTCAAGGGCGTCTCTCCGAAATCCTTTGACGGGAGAGGGAACTACACCTTGGGCCTCAAAGAGCAGACTCTGTTCCCTGAAATAGAATATGATAAGATTGATAAGGTAAGGGGTATGAATATTACCATCACCACAACAGCGCCTTCAGACGAGGAAGGATTTGAACTTCTGAAGCTTATGGGCATGCCTTTCAGAGTTTGACGGAGGACCAGATGGCACGAAAAGCGATGATAGAAAAGACCAAGAGAACTCCTAAATATAAAGTAAGAGCCAGGAATAGGTGTGTGGTTTGTGGGAGGCCGAGAGGTTACTTGGGTAAGTTCCAGATGTGCAGAATATGCTTCAGGCAGCGATCCTTAAGGGGAGAGGTTCCTGGAGTTATAAAATCGAGTTGGTAAGGGGGCAGTTATGGGTATGGTAGATCCAATCGCCGATATGCTTACGAGAATAAGAAACGCGATCATGGCCCGACATGAATCGGTTGACATACCTTATTCCAATATGAAACTCGCTATATCCAAGATTCTTAAGGAGGAGGGTTACATAAGGAATTATAAGACTTTCGTCGATGAGGCTCGCAAGAGGTTTCTGAAAGTATATCTGAATTACGATGAGAACAATAAGAGCGTGATCACAGGCCTTAAACGGGTGAGCAAGCCCGGCAGAAGGGTCTACGTGAAAGCGGAAGGTATACAGAGTTTGAAAACGCGGCTCAGCCTTGTGGTTCTTTCTACATCGAAGGGACTCATGACTGACATAAATGCAGGGAAGAATAAAGTAGGAGGGGAACCCCTCCTCATGGTCTGGTGAGGTAACAATGTCAAGGATAGGCAAGAAACCTATTATGGTGCCGGCAGGCACGAAATTGGAAATTAAAGACAATATGGTTTTTGTTGCCGGGCCGAAGGGCAATTTGGCGAGACCTTTGTTGGAGGGGTTGCAGGTAAACTTTGACGGCAATACGGTCACGGTGACGAGAGACAGCGAAGAGAAAAAGATCAAGGGTTTCCACGGGCTCATGAGGACGCTTATCTCTAATATGGTAGAAGGCGTTGACAAGGGCTTCGAAAGAAAGCTGGAGATCGTGGGTATTGGCTACAGGGCTGAAATTCAAGGTGACAACGTGGTTTTTTACCTCGGTTATTCACACCCGATTGCATTTGCTCTACCTGAGGGCATTTCCGCACAGATTGAAAAACAGACCTTGCTAACGATAAGGGGCATCAATAAAGAACTTATCGGAGAGGTGGCTGCAAAAATGAGGGCGCTTAGGTCGCCTGATGTGTATAAGAACAAAGGTGTGAAGTATGCCGACGAAGTCCTGAAGAAAAAAGCAGGCAAAAGCGGGAAGTAAGGGGTATGTAAATGGATAGAAGAAAGAAGACCGAAGCAAGAGCGCGAAGAAAGAGACGGATCAGAAAGAAAATATCGGGCGTTGTGGATAAACCGAGACTGTGTGTATACAAAAGCCTGAAAGAGATATATGCCCAGCTTATTGACGACTCGGCTAGCAAGGTGATCACTGGGGTATCGACACTGTCGAAAGAAGTGAGAACGGAGCTTAAATACGGCGGGAATGTCGAAGCGGCAAAGAAAGTCGGTCTGCATATAGGTAGGAAAGCTAAGGAACTGGGAGTTGAACATGTAGTGTTTGACAGGAATGGTTTTAAATACCATGGCAGAGTTGCTGCTCTTGCAGAAGGCGCGAGAGAAGCCGGGTTAATTTTCTGAGAGGGAGGTAAACTGTTGGTTGAGAAAAAGCGAACAGAGGCAGACGGACTAGAACTACAGGACAGGCTGGTTTACATAAATCGGGTTGCGAAAGTAGTGAAGGGCGGAAGAAGGTTCAGCTTCAGTGCGATTGTGGTTGTCGGGGATGGCAACGGCAAAGTCGGCTATGGTCTTGGAAAGGCCAACGAAGTGCCTGACGCGATCCGAAAAGCTGTGGAGCGTGCCAAGAAAGATATTATTGAGGTACCTGTCACTAAAGGGACGATCCCACATGAGATCATGGAAAAATATGGTACCAGCCAGGTGTTCATGAAGCCGGCCAAAGAGGGCACAGGTGTTATAGCGGGTCGGGCAGTCCGTGCCGTCGTGGAGGTTGCTGGAATAACAAATATACTGACAAAATGCTATGGCTCCAGAAACTATCATAATGTGGTAAAAGCCACGATCAAGGGGCTTTCTCTGTTGAAGTCGCCTGAATTTTCCTTGAAACAGAGAGGGAAGACAAGGGGCGAGGAGGGATAACTTGGACTACATCAAAGCGAAATGGGTTAAAGGCTATATAGGGCGTACAAAGGATCAGAGAGACACGGTGCGCAGCCTCGGATTCAGGAAGCTGCAGGAGGAGAGAGTCCTCAAGAATACGCCTGAAATAAGGGGCATGATAAAGAAGGTCATGCATCTTGTGAGAATTGTGGAGGATGTATAATAAATGAGACTGTCTGACTTAAAGCCATTCGTTGGATCCAGGAAGAATAGAAAGCGTGTAGGAAGAGGAACGGGATCAGGCCTAGGTACGACTGCTGGCTATGGGAACAAGGGACAACGTTCGACAAGCGGCGGTTCAAAGGGCAAAAGCTTCGAGGGCGGACAGATGCCGCTCACAAGAAGAATCCCGAAGAGAGGTTTCAAAAACCCCTTCAGAGTTGAGTTTGCCGTTATAAAAGTAGAGGACCTTGAGAAGTTCAGGGGCAAGGAACAAGTAGGAATACAGGATATCATAGAGGCAGGATTTGTAAAGAAAATCAGAAATGGAGTGAAACTGTTGTCGGACGGCGAGATCGACTTCCCTATCAAGATAACGGTTCATAAAGCATCCAAAAAGGCGATAGATAAGATTACCGCGCAGGGTGGCTCTGTGGAGGTACTGGTTTAATGGGAGGTTTCCAGAATATTGGGAAAATCCCTGAGCTTAAACGGAGAATAATTACAACTCTTTTTCTGCTGTTGGTCTATAGAGTTGGTGTCCATATCCCCACTCCCGGTATAGACGGGAAAGTGCTCGCAGGTATCTTTGAAAGGGCACGCAGCACGTTGCTTGGGTTTTTCGATATGTTTGCCGGTGGAGGCCTCGAAAGACTGTCTATATTTGCCCTTGGTATTATGCCGTACATAAGTGCGTCCATCATTTTGCAACTGCTGACGGTGGTAGTACCGACGCTTGAGAAGTTATCAAAAGAAGGAGAGGCCGGAAAGAAGAAAATCACACAGTATACAAGGTACGGTACTGTAGTGATCAGTCTTATACAGGGCTTTGGGATTGCCGTAGGCTTGGAACAGATGAAGGGCGCTGCTGGAGAGCTCGTGGTGTATAACGCAGGATGGAGTTTCAGGCTTATGACCATGATAACGCTTACCGCAGGTACGTCATTTATCATGTGGCTCGGGGAGCAGATTACAGAGAAAGGCATCGGAAACGGCATTTCTCTTATTATCTTCGCGGGTATTGTGGCGAGGATGCCCAATGCTATCGCTCAAACAATGACACTAGTCGGTGGTGGCGAGCTGAATTGGTTTTTTGTCCTTGTCGTAGTGGTTATGATGCTGATTGTGATTGCTTTCATCATCTTTATGGAAACATCCCAGAGGAGGATTCCCGTACAGTATGCGAAGCGTGTAGTTGGGAGAAAAATGTACGGAGGCCAGACGACACACCTGCCACTCAAGGTGAATACAGCAGGAGTTATTCCACCCATATTTGCATCGTCCATAATTATGTTCCCCGCAACGATAGCGAATTTTATCGACCATCCTTGGATGAAAAATGTTGCCGGATACCTTACCCCAGGAAGTTGGATGTACGAGATCATGTACGTGAGTTTTATCATTTTTTTCTGTTTCTTTTATACCGCTATTGTCTTTAATCCGGATAACGTGGCGGATAATATGAAGAAATATGGGGGGTATATCCCCGGCATAAGACCAGGTAAGAGGACTGCGGAGTATATAGAGAAAATTCTTTCTAGGGTGACCTTTATTGGGGCAATTTATATTTCGTTTGTCTGCGTTCTTCCTACATTGCTGGTGAAGAAATTCAACGTGCCTTTTTACTTCGGTGGCACCGCTTTGCTGATTGTTGTAGGTGTGGCTCTTGACACTATACAGCAGATTGAATCGCACCTCATCCTGAGGCATTACGACGGTCTTGTTAAAAAGTCAGGAAGGATAAAAGGGAGAAGGTGATTTTGAAAGGGGCTCGATACGGCGTTTGCCGGAATCTGCCCATATGTGCAGACTACTGTCCCGCATGGTGGCTCGTGGAAACTGGATGGACTGGAGTTAAGAGAATAAGAGAAGAGATGTAAGTTGTTGCCGAATGATTATATTAAGAAATTCGGAAGAGATAGAAAAGATAAAGACCGCAAGCAGATATGCGATGGAGATATTGTTGCACGTAAAAAGTACTGTCCAGGAAGGCATGAAAACGATGGACCTGGAGGCGGTTTGTGAGGAGCGAATAAAGAGCACAGGGAAGATAAGGGCTGCTTTTAAGGGTTATAGCGGGTACCCCTATTGCCTGTGCGTGTCAGTGAATGATGAAGTAGTACACGGTATGCCAGGAGAAAGGATTTTAAAGGAAGGGGATATCGTGAGTATAGATTTTGGAGTGGCTTATGAAGGCTATTTCGGGGATGTTGCGCTGACCGTTGGGGTCGGTAAAGTTTCTCAAAAGGCCGAAAGACTTATGAAGGTTACGGAAGAGAGCCTGTACCGTGGCATAAGCGTGGCCTCGGGAGGGAGGAGATTGCATGATGTCTCTCATGCAATCCAGTCTTGCGTGGAGTCGGCCGGGTTTTCGGTGGTGAAAGAGTTTGTGGGGCATGGTATAGGAAGAAGCCTGCATGAGGAACCTCAGGTGCCTAATTTCGGGGAAAAAGGCACGGGGGTAAGACTTAAGAAAGGCATGGTGCTGGCAATAGAGCCGATGGTTAACATAGGGGCAAGCGATGTTATGATCAAAGAGAATGGTTGGACTGTAGTTGCCAAAGACGGCGGTCTGTCTGCCCATTTTGAGCATACCGTGGCTTTGAACGAAAATGGCGCTGAGATTCTAAGCGCATTGTGAAGGGAAGATGCCAAAAGGCGAAGGAATAGAGATAGAGGGTACAGTTATAGAGCCGTTGCCGAATGCGATGTTCAGAGTAGAACTTCCCAATGGCCATAAGGTGCT from Syntrophobacterales bacterium includes the following:
- the secY gene encoding preprotein translocase subunit SecY, whose translation is MGGFQNIGKIPELKRRIITTLFLLLVYRVGVHIPTPGIDGKVLAGIFERARSTLLGFFDMFAGGGLERLSIFALGIMPYISASIILQLLTVVVPTLEKLSKEGEAGKKKITQYTRYGTVVISLIQGFGIAVGLEQMKGAAGELVVYNAGWSFRLMTMITLTAGTSFIMWLGEQITEKGIGNGISLIIFAGIVARMPNAIAQTMTLVGGGELNWFFVLVVVVMMLIVIAFIIFMETSQRRIPVQYAKRVVGRKMYGGQTTHLPLKVNTAGVIPPIFASSIIMFPATIANFIDHPWMKNVAGYLTPGSWMYEIMYVSFIIFFCFFYTAIVFNPDNVADNMKKYGGYIPGIRPGKRTAEYIEKILSRVTFIGAIYISFVCVLPTLLVKKFNVPFYFGGTALLIVVGVALDTIQQIESHLILRHYDGLVKKSGRIKGRR
- the rplR gene encoding 50S ribosomal protein L18; amino-acid sequence: MDRRKKTEARARRKRRIRKKISGVVDKPRLCVYKSLKEIYAQLIDDSASKVITGVSTLSKEVRTELKYGGNVEAAKKVGLHIGRKAKELGVEHVVFDRNGFKYHGRVAALAEGAREAGLIF
- the rplN gene encoding 50S ribosomal protein L14 yields the protein MIQERTKLDVADNSGAKKLGCIRVLGGSRKRYGTVGDIIVASVKEVIPNSKVKKGDVVKAVIVRTSKEIRRIDGSYVRFDDNSAVIINQYNEPIGTRIFGPVARELRAKKFMKIVSLAPEVV
- the rplE gene encoding 50S ribosomal protein L5; this encodes MKTGYVEYYEKEVKAALMRRFKYKNVMQVPKIEKIVVNVGLGEAIQNIKALDAASHDIMLITGQKPVITKAKKSIASFKLREGMSIGCMVTLRQERMYEFYRKLVTIVLPRVRDFKGVSPKSFDGRGNYTLGLKEQTLFPEIEYDKIDKVRGMNITITTTAPSDEEGFELLKLMGMPFRV
- the rpsJ gene encoding 30S ribosomal protein S10; this translates as MRQRIRICLKAFDHRLLDQSVKEIVEAAKKTGAQVVGPVPLPTRIQKFCVLRSPHIDKKSREQFEVRTHKRLIDIVEPTQQTVDALMKLELSAGVDVEIKS
- the rplD gene encoding 50S ribosomal protein L4, with the translated sequence MAMTDLIDIKGEKVGEIEIKDEIFNCEVKPYLIHDVVKMQLANKRSGTASTKTRKEVSGGGKKPYRQKGTGRARQGTSRSPVQVGGGTVFGPHPRSYRYLLPKKVRRSALRSALTVRYTGSEMKVLDRLELAGISTKTFNSILKSLSLTKPLFIIDKKDEIVEKSARNIPYVKVLKVDGLNVYDVIRHEQLIVTLDALRRIEEVLVS
- a CDS encoding type Z 30S ribosomal protein S14, whose product is MARKAMIEKTKRTPKYKVRARNRCVVCGRPRGYLGKFQMCRICFRQRSLRGEVPGVIKSSW
- the rplO gene encoding 50S ribosomal protein L15, with translation MRLSDLKPFVGSRKNRKRVGRGTGSGLGTTAGYGNKGQRSTSGGSKGKSFEGGQMPLTRRIPKRGFKNPFRVEFAVIKVEDLEKFRGKEQVGIQDIIEAGFVKKIRNGVKLLSDGEIDFPIKITVHKASKKAIDKITAQGGSVEVLV
- the rpsS gene encoding 30S ribosomal protein S19, with protein sequence MARSLKKGPYVGGKLVEKVEEIKESKSSKAIKTWSRSSTIIPDFIGLTFAVHNGKKFIPVFITEEMVGHKLGEFSPTRTFHSHSGDRKAKVAKRKD
- the rpsC gene encoding 30S ribosomal protein S3, whose translation is MGQKTNPFGFRLGVIKTWDSRWFASKNYAKFLHEDLAIKKFLKERLHQAGISKIEVERAANKDKRAKINIFTSRPGLVIGRKGAEVENLKRELQRITDKEIILNITEVKRPEIDAQLVAENIALQLERRVSFRRAMKRNVSQALKFGAKGIKAMCAGRLAGAEMARTEWYREGRVPLQTIRADIDYGFAIASTKYGVIGIKVWVFKGEIYQEAR
- the rplP gene encoding 50S ribosomal protein L16, translating into MLAPKRVRYRKQMKGRMKGSASRGNKVSFGEYGLQALECGWITSRQIEAARVALTRFVKRTGKVWIRVFPDKPITKKPAETRMGKGKGPSEGWVAVVKPGKILYEIQGVPEDKAKEALRIASFKLPIGMRFITRSEE
- the rpsE gene encoding 30S ribosomal protein S5 — protein: MVEKKRTEADGLELQDRLVYINRVAKVVKGGRRFSFSAIVVVGDGNGKVGYGLGKANEVPDAIRKAVERAKKDIIEVPVTKGTIPHEIMEKYGTSQVFMKPAKEGTGVIAGRAVRAVVEVAGITNILTKCYGSRNYHNVVKATIKGLSLLKSPEFSLKQRGKTRGEEG
- the rpmC gene encoding 50S ribosomal protein L29, which produces MRAKDLKELTKEELIKRKKDLKEEMFNLRFQLSTGQLENTARMGILKKDVARLETILRQKELHA
- the rpsQ gene encoding 30S ribosomal protein S17, which produces MELKSSIGRKKIIGIVIKDKMDKSVVIEVEKFLKHPRYHKYLKMKKKYKAHDEANVCKVGDKVLLVETRPLSKDKRWLVKEVIKREAPVAIVKDEVVKDDTGAN
- the rplX gene encoding 50S ribosomal protein L24, which encodes MEKHYHVKKNDLVMVSTGKDKGKTGKVLRIIKKKDRLIVEKINMIKRHVKPSQKAKGGIMERESPIHVSNVMIYCEKCSKPVRVGRKILEDGKKIRFCKKCEEVIDK
- the rplB gene encoding 50S ribosomal protein L2; the encoded protein is MGVREYKPTSAGRRFMSGLTYNEITKDKPEKSLLKPLKKTGGRNNSGKITTRHIGGGHKRRYRVIDFKRDKFEIPGKVRGIEYDPNRSAHIALIYYADGEKRYMIAPHGMKVGEIIISSKRVDTEIKEGNALPLRFIPLGTFVYNVEMKPGKGGQLARGAGSYAQLVAKEGDYGHVRLPSGAVRLIHLNCVATIGQASNIDHENITVGKAGKPRWLGIRPTVRGTAMNPVDHPLGGGEGRSKGGRHPCSPWGQLAKGMKTRKNKRTDKFVVKKRD
- the rplF gene encoding 50S ribosomal protein L6; amino-acid sequence: MSRIGKKPIMVPAGTKLEIKDNMVFVAGPKGNLARPLLEGLQVNFDGNTVTVTRDSEEKKIKGFHGLMRTLISNMVEGVDKGFERKLEIVGIGYRAEIQGDNVVFYLGYSHPIAFALPEGISAQIEKQTLLTIRGINKELIGEVAAKMRALRSPDVYKNKGVKYADEVLKKKAGKSGK
- the rpsH gene encoding 30S ribosomal protein S8; translated protein: MGMVDPIADMLTRIRNAIMARHESVDIPYSNMKLAISKILKEEGYIRNYKTFVDEARKRFLKVYLNYDENNKSVITGLKRVSKPGRRVYVKAEGIQSLKTRLSLVVLSTSKGLMTDINAGKNKVGGEPLLMVW
- the rplV gene encoding 50S ribosomal protein L22, translated to MEIIARAKMIRISPRKVRLIGDLLKKKNINDASGLLTYMPQKASGILKKLLDSAVANARQKKYVDIDNLFVKNVIVDGGPVIKRFLPRAMGRATKIRKRMSHITMVLDES
- the rpmD gene encoding 50S ribosomal protein L30, translated to MDYIKAKWVKGYIGRTKDQRDTVRSLGFRKLQEERVLKNTPEIRGMIKKVMHLVRIVEDV
- a CDS encoding 50S ribosomal protein L23, giving the protein MNEYDVVVRPIITEKSSLLKETSNQYVFEVQRDANKIEIKKAVEKLFKVKVVSVSVIQLEGKKKRVGRFSGKKPDWKKAYVKLSPKDKITIFEGV
- the map gene encoding type I methionyl aminopeptidase; the protein is MIILRNSEEIEKIKTASRYAMEILLHVKSTVQEGMKTMDLEAVCEERIKSTGKIRAAFKGYSGYPYCLCVSVNDEVVHGMPGERILKEGDIVSIDFGVAYEGYFGDVALTVGVGKVSQKAERLMKVTEESLYRGISVASGGRRLHDVSHAIQSCVESAGFSVVKEFVGHGIGRSLHEEPQVPNFGEKGTGVRLKKGMVLAIEPMVNIGASDVMIKENGWTVVAKDGGLSAHFEHTVALNENGAEILSAL